A genomic window from Leptolyngbya sp. BL0902 includes:
- a CDS encoding leucyl aminopeptidase has product MEFHASAQTCLTWSGDCLVIGLTEASLPLTGPLADLNTQVSGLLQELIDEAEFTGKDGSTAVIRVGGSMKKLGLVGLGSADDLSLEGIRRAAAAAARLAKKEKCATLGLSLPTYQNNPAQTAQAAAEGAALALHQDNRFKSEDKNGKVTLTAIHLLDLAGQEASLAAAQAVCDGVILARELTSAPANVVTPAVLAQTAQDIAAAHGLDCEILEREQCEALGMGAYLGVALASDLPPKFIHLTYRPAGTPSRKLAIVGKGLTFDSGGLNIKGPGSGIEMMKIDMGGAAAVLGAAKAIGQLKPNAEVHFISAAVENMISGNALRPGDILTASNGKTIEVNNTDAEGRLTLADALVFAEKLEVDAIVDLATLTGACIVALGDDIAGLFTENDDLANGLSDAAAAAGEKFWRLPMEAKYFDGLKSIVADMKNTGPRPGGSITAALFLKQFVNKTPWVHLDVAGPVWTEKESGYNNPGGTGFGVRTLVEWVKAQG; this is encoded by the coding sequence ATGGAGTTCCACGCCTCAGCCCAAACCTGCCTCACCTGGTCAGGGGATTGCCTCGTTATCGGTCTCACAGAAGCCTCCCTACCCCTCACCGGGCCATTGGCCGACCTCAATACCCAGGTGTCGGGCCTGCTCCAGGAACTCATTGACGAAGCGGAGTTTACCGGAAAAGACGGATCCACGGCGGTGATTCGGGTGGGGGGCAGCATGAAAAAGCTGGGCCTGGTCGGGCTTGGATCCGCCGATGACCTGAGTTTGGAGGGCATTCGTCGCGCCGCCGCCGCCGCCGCCCGCCTCGCCAAGAAAGAAAAGTGCGCCACCCTGGGCCTGAGTTTGCCCACCTATCAAAACAATCCAGCCCAAACCGCCCAGGCCGCTGCGGAAGGGGCCGCCCTCGCCCTGCACCAGGACAACCGCTTTAAGTCGGAAGACAAGAACGGCAAAGTTACCCTCACGGCCATTCACCTGCTGGATTTGGCAGGCCAAGAAGCCAGCCTTGCTGCGGCCCAAGCGGTGTGCGACGGCGTGATTTTGGCGCGAGAATTGACCTCCGCTCCGGCCAACGTGGTGACTCCGGCGGTACTGGCTCAAACCGCCCAGGACATCGCCGCCGCCCACGGCCTAGACTGCGAAATCCTAGAGCGGGAACAGTGCGAAGCCCTGGGGATGGGCGCATACCTAGGGGTGGCCCTGGCCTCTGATCTGCCGCCCAAGTTTATCCACCTGACTTACCGCCCAGCGGGCACCCCCAGCCGCAAGCTGGCCATCGTGGGCAAGGGCCTGACTTTCGATAGCGGTGGCCTCAACATCAAAGGCCCCGGCAGCGGCATCGAAATGATGAAAATTGACATGGGCGGAGCCGCCGCCGTCCTGGGAGCGGCCAAGGCCATTGGCCAACTAAAGCCTAATGCCGAGGTTCACTTCATCAGCGCCGCCGTGGAAAACATGATCAGCGGTAACGCCCTGCGTCCCGGCGATATTCTCACCGCCTCCAACGGCAAAACCATCGAGGTGAACAACACCGACGCCGAAGGTCGCCTCACCCTGGCCGATGCCCTGGTGTTTGCCGAAAAGCTGGAGGTGGATGCCATTGTGGACTTAGCCACCCTCACCGGAGCCTGCATCGTGGCCCTGGGGGATGACATCGCTGGGCTGTTCACTGAAAACGATGACCTGGCCAACGGCCTGTCCGATGCCGCCGCCGCCGCTGGCGAAAAATTCTGGCGCTTGCCCATGGAAGCCAAATACTTCGATGGCCTGAAGTCCATCGTGGCCGACATGAAAAACACTGGCCCCCGCCCCGGTGGTTCTATCACCGCCGCCCTGTTCCTAAAGCAGTTTGTGAACAAAACCCCCTGGGTGCACCTAGATGTAGCTGGCCCCGTGTGGACGGAGAAGGAAAGCGGCTACAACAATCCGGGCGGCACGGGCTTTGGTGTGCGTACCCTGGTGGAGTGGGTGAAGGCTCAGGGCTAG
- a CDS encoding aldo/keto reductase, translated as MQYRRFGRTHLQMPVFSCGGMRYQHSWKDVPLADIPAANQANLEATIRRALELGINHIETARGYGTSELQLGEILPTLPRDGLIVQTKVSPTEDPEDFRRTLTQSLDNLKLDTVDLLGIHGINTAELLDWTLRPGGCLEVAQAFQRQGRVRFIGFSTHAPTDVILRAIESDQFDYVNLHWYYINQDNWPAIAAAQRHDMGVFIISPSDKGGHLYNPSPTLANLCAPLSPMVFNNLFCLSRPQVHTLSIGAARPSDFDEHLHTLPLLAEADAHLAPIIARLEAQARSVLGETWLNHWRDGLPTPENTPGEVNIPVILWLRNLLLAYDMEEFAKARYNLLGNGGHWFPGQKAETVPDLHLADCLRHSPYAQEIPALLADTHQRLAGQAVARLSNA; from the coding sequence ATGCAGTACCGTCGGTTTGGTCGCACCCATCTGCAAATGCCTGTGTTTTCCTGCGGCGGTATGCGCTACCAGCATTCCTGGAAGGATGTGCCCCTGGCGGACATTCCCGCCGCCAACCAGGCCAACCTAGAGGCCACCATTCGCCGCGCCTTGGAACTGGGCATTAACCACATCGAAACGGCGCGGGGCTACGGCACCTCAGAACTTCAACTGGGCGAAATTTTGCCCACCCTGCCCCGCGATGGCCTGATTGTGCAAACCAAGGTCTCCCCTACCGAAGACCCAGAGGACTTTCGCCGCACCCTCACCCAGTCCCTCGACAACCTCAAGCTGGACACGGTAGATTTGCTGGGCATCCACGGCATCAACACCGCCGAACTGCTGGACTGGACCCTGCGACCGGGGGGCTGTTTAGAAGTCGCCCAAGCGTTTCAGCGCCAGGGTCGGGTGCGGTTCATTGGTTTCTCCACCCACGCCCCCACAGACGTTATCCTGCGGGCGATTGAATCCGACCAGTTCGACTACGTCAACCTGCACTGGTACTACATCAACCAAGACAACTGGCCCGCCATCGCCGCCGCCCAGCGCCACGATATGGGCGTGTTCATCATCAGCCCCTCGGATAAGGGCGGCCACCTGTACAACCCGTCCCCCACCCTGGCGAACCTCTGTGCCCCCCTCAGCCCCATGGTGTTCAACAACCTGTTCTGCCTCAGTCGGCCCCAGGTGCACACCCTCAGCATCGGTGCCGCCCGCCCCAGCGATTTTGACGAACACCTCCACACCCTGCCCCTGCTGGCGGAGGCCGACGCCCACCTGGCTCCCATCATCGCCCGATTGGAAGCCCAAGCCCGCTCGGTGCTGGGAGAAACCTGGCTGAACCACTGGCGCGACGGCCTTCCCACCCCGGAAAACACCCCCGGAGAGGTCAACATTCCCGTCATCCTGTGGCTGCGAAACCTGCTCTTGGCCTACGACATGGAGGAATTTGCCAAAGCCCGCTACAACCTGCTGGGCAACGGGGGCCACTGGTTCCCCGGTCAAAAGGCTGAAACCGTCCCAGACCTCCACCTCGCCGACTGCCTGCGCCACAGCCCTTACGCCCAAGAAATCCCCGCCCTGCTGGCCGACACCCACCAGCGCCTCGCCGGGCAAGCCGTGGCCCGTCTGTCCAATGCCTAG
- a CDS encoding serine hydrolase, whose amino-acid sequence MGQWVYPSLAVGLALTQVAWVALPAFGPGLEVGLSATTAAAPQSLADLYTLRDHLQALLQPPDLGARVDLSRPWPSPPEVAGAQIGAVGEGGQEEVEPGAMAAGDESESRGQVPAVADSTTPADRLWALHHRIYHEELAQRLWQQAARQAAQAYALGDPTTLPDPLVPVAYQQWQAALYTLSQVPPSSFAAPTAAAHAPRYRQQLATVAYRYDTLRSAFLYPIAAQGGDAERVRITACNLQRECRRWQGNRPPVNPASLIKVPVAVALIDKLHREGVDRQAGLWVNPSNWTEDAGWIRVRSEYAVEQVVADMISRSGNVATNQLIDYLGWDGVNQPLRSQGYTATRITTKLVGEKTYPANRGFAPNQITTDELTDMMVGIYNHEYPGSDILQAALAQQVDIRLGKTALRPPMIWLGEKTGRNSQVIGSTTAVLIGGQPYIITATLDRSGNEAALRSVIAGVAEHILTHDGFDPMGPASLVPGVPPSRAFLP is encoded by the coding sequence ATGGGGCAATGGGTCTATCCCAGTTTGGCGGTGGGGCTGGCGCTCACTCAGGTGGCCTGGGTGGCCCTACCAGCTTTTGGCCCCGGCCTAGAGGTTGGGCTGTCTGCAACGACTGCGGCTGCGCCCCAATCCCTAGCGGATCTCTATACCCTGCGAGACCACCTGCAAGCGTTGCTTCAGCCCCCTGACTTGGGTGCCAGGGTTGATCTCAGTCGTCCGTGGCCATCCCCCCCAGAGGTTGCTGGAGCTCAGATTGGGGCGGTGGGCGAAGGGGGGCAGGAAGAGGTGGAACCAGGGGCTATGGCCGCTGGGGATGAATCAGAGTCCCGTGGGCAGGTGCCAGCGGTGGCAGACTCCACGACCCCAGCCGATCGCCTGTGGGCCTTGCACCATCGCATTTACCACGAGGAATTAGCCCAGCGCCTTTGGCAGCAGGCGGCGCGTCAAGCGGCCCAAGCCTATGCCCTCGGCGACCCAACCACCCTACCCGATCCGTTGGTTCCGGTCGCCTACCAGCAATGGCAAGCGGCCCTCTACACCCTTAGCCAGGTGCCCCCGTCCTCCTTCGCCGCCCCCACCGCCGCTGCCCATGCTCCCCGCTATCGCCAGCAGTTAGCCACCGTAGCCTACCGCTACGACACCCTGCGGTCAGCCTTTTTGTATCCCATCGCCGCCCAAGGGGGAGATGCCGAGCGGGTACGGATTACGGCGTGTAACCTCCAGCGGGAATGTCGTCGATGGCAGGGCAACCGTCCCCCGGTTAATCCAGCTAGCTTGATCAAGGTGCCCGTGGCGGTGGCCCTGATAGACAAGCTGCATCGCGAAGGGGTCGATCGGCAGGCGGGGCTGTGGGTTAACCCCAGCAACTGGACGGAGGATGCCGGGTGGATTCGGGTACGGTCGGAGTATGCGGTGGAACAGGTGGTGGCCGATATGATTAGCCGTAGCGGCAATGTGGCCACTAACCAACTGATCGACTACCTCGGCTGGGACGGGGTGAACCAGCCCCTCAGAAGCCAGGGCTATACGGCGACCCGAATCACCACCAAACTCGTGGGCGAGAAAACCTACCCAGCCAACCGAGGGTTTGCCCCCAACCAGATCACCACCGACGAACTGACGGACATGATGGTGGGCATCTACAACCATGAGTATCCCGGCAGCGATATTCTCCAAGCCGCCCTGGCCCAACAAGTCGATATTCGCCTGGGCAAAACCGCCCTGCGCCCGCCCATGATTTGGCTCGGCGAGAAGACTGGGCGCAACTCCCAGGTCATCGGCAGCACTACGGCTGTCCTCATTGGCGGTCAGCCCTACATTATCACCGCCACCCTGGATCGCAGCGGCAACGAAGCGGCCCTGCGGTCTGTGATCGCTGGCGTGGCCGAACATATCCTCACCCACGACGGCTTTGACCCTATGGGGCCAGCGTCCCTAGTGCCCGGAGTGCCGCCGTCCCGTGCTTTTCTGCCCTAA
- a CDS encoding adenylate/guanylate cyclase domain-containing protein, whose translation MKDATPALDADLPSIDLVMIDDDPEVCRLLTRLLGQKGYHLRQAISAEAGMALICQQPPDLILLDIMLPDLDGYTLCQRLKTNPATRDIPVIFISSLADSLDKVKAFQSGAADYIAKPFAVQEVLVRVQNQLYLAQQRQELYRKNQALQREVEERIQIDRARQVAELNYHSLFENSTVGIFKASASGQYLSVNPAMARLLGYASAADLLAAVDDISRQIYVQPKRREELLVYLSRFDKITDAESEVFRQDGSTFWVSEDIWRVFDLDGTLLYYEGIVHDISERRQMEDELRQQRQQADRLLVNILPYRIAQRLKTGARTIAESLDHVSVLFADLVDFTAASTEMSPRHLVKMLNEVFSMFDQLAEFYRLEKIKTIGDAYMVAGGLPMGQDNHDAAIAQFALDICDAIQQFPRPDGEGFKIRIGISSGPVVAGVIGRRKFAYDLWGDTVNLASRMEATGEAQRIQVTPEFYENLKDQFLFEPRGRVVVKGRGQMATYWLLGRRPDVEALDFSPRRGR comes from the coding sequence GTGAAAGACGCGACTCCAGCCCTTGATGCTGATTTGCCCTCGATAGACTTGGTCATGATTGACGATGACCCGGAGGTCTGCCGTCTGCTCACTCGGTTGTTGGGCCAAAAGGGCTACCATTTGCGGCAAGCCATCAGCGCGGAGGCCGGGATGGCCCTCATCTGCCAGCAGCCCCCCGACCTGATCCTGCTGGATATTATGCTGCCGGATCTAGATGGCTATACGCTGTGCCAGCGGCTGAAAACGAACCCCGCCACCCGCGATATCCCGGTTATTTTCATCAGTTCTCTGGCCGATTCCTTAGATAAGGTTAAGGCGTTTCAGTCTGGGGCGGCAGACTACATCGCCAAACCCTTTGCAGTGCAGGAGGTGCTGGTGCGCGTGCAAAACCAGCTCTACCTCGCCCAACAGCGCCAAGAACTCTACCGAAAAAACCAGGCCCTTCAGCGAGAGGTAGAGGAGCGCATCCAAATCGACCGGGCGCGGCAGGTAGCCGAACTGAACTACCACAGCCTGTTTGAAAACTCCACGGTGGGCATTTTTAAGGCCAGCGCCTCCGGTCAGTACCTCAGCGTTAACCCTGCCATGGCCCGCCTATTGGGCTACGCCTCCGCCGCTGACCTCCTCGCAGCGGTTGACGACATCAGCCGCCAAATCTACGTGCAGCCAAAACGCCGGGAAGAACTCCTGGTCTACCTCAGCCGCTTTGACAAGATCACCGATGCCGAGTCGGAAGTGTTTCGCCAGGATGGCAGCACCTTTTGGGTCAGCGAAGATATCTGGCGCGTGTTTGACCTCGATGGCACCCTACTCTACTACGAGGGCATCGTCCACGACATCAGCGAACGCCGCCAAATGGAAGACGAACTGCGGCAGCAGCGGCAACAGGCGGATCGACTGCTGGTGAATATTTTGCCCTACCGCATTGCTCAACGGCTGAAGACTGGAGCCCGCACCATTGCCGAAAGCCTCGATCATGTCAGCGTCCTCTTTGCCGACCTGGTAGATTTTACGGCGGCCTCCACAGAAATGAGCCCTCGCCATTTGGTGAAGATGCTCAACGAAGTTTTCTCCATGTTCGACCAACTGGCTGAGTTCTATCGCCTCGAAAAAATCAAAACCATTGGCGACGCCTACATGGTGGCTGGGGGGTTGCCCATGGGTCAAGACAACCATGATGCCGCCATTGCCCAGTTTGCCCTAGACATTTGCGACGCCATTCAGCAGTTTCCTCGACCCGATGGCGAAGGCTTCAAAATCCGCATTGGCATCAGTTCTGGCCCTGTGGTGGCGGGGGTGATTGGCCGTCGCAAGTTTGCCTACGATCTCTGGGGCGACACCGTCAACCTGGCTAGCCGCATGGAGGCTACCGGGGAGGCCCAGCGCATCCAGGTCACTCCAGAGTTCTACGAAAACCTGAAGGATCAGTTTTTGTTCGAGCCTCGGGGTCGGGTGGTGGTTAAGGGACGGGGCCAAATGGCTACCTACTGGTTGTTGGGCCGCCGCCCCGATGTCGAGGCCCTTGACTTTAGCCCCCGCCGAGGTCGGTGA
- a CDS encoding SpoIIE family protein phosphatase, giving the protein MTDILIIEHDVDTEQFLVNALVAQGYRVTTAHNGKEGLALAEKLMPGVIICDWNIPGEIDGLTFCYSLKRHPTLYIASLLLLTSRYSSADRVTGLEMGADDLLSKPVDINELNARVRAGLRLYQLTQDLRQQTQRMEAELAEAESYVRSLLPADQTGKIPIQARFCPSQQLGGDCYDHYWLDPDYLVMYLLDVSGHGLGSALLSTSVLNVLRAQSLPDVSFYRPEKVLRALNETFPMSDQNQKYFTIWYGVLNCANRQLLYASAGHPPAVLISVGEDQTVSTLRLRTPGMPIGMMPDAKYQWQRCQVPPNSSLYLFSDGLYEVLQNNDQYLGLDAFIDLLTVARREKSVDYILQSVIHRQATATAADDMSLMMINID; this is encoded by the coding sequence ATGACCGATATTCTGATCATCGAGCATGACGTTGACACCGAGCAATTTCTCGTAAATGCTTTGGTGGCCCAGGGCTATAGAGTCACAACGGCCCACAATGGCAAGGAAGGCTTGGCCCTGGCCGAGAAGCTCATGCCCGGTGTGATCATCTGCGATTGGAACATTCCGGGCGAAATTGACGGCCTCACTTTTTGCTATAGCCTCAAGCGCCACCCCACCCTCTACATTGCTTCGCTGCTGCTGCTCACCTCCCGCTACAGCAGCGCCGACCGGGTGACAGGGCTAGAAATGGGGGCCGATGACCTGCTTTCCAAGCCCGTAGACATCAACGAGCTGAATGCCCGCGTTCGGGCGGGGCTGCGGCTCTACCAACTCACCCAAGACCTGCGCCAGCAAACCCAAAGAATGGAGGCGGAACTGGCGGAGGCGGAAAGCTATGTGCGTTCCCTATTGCCCGCCGACCAAACCGGGAAAATTCCCATTCAAGCCCGCTTCTGCCCCTCCCAACAACTGGGGGGCGACTGCTACGACCACTACTGGCTCGACCCCGACTACTTGGTGATGTACCTACTGGATGTGTCGGGGCACGGGCTGGGGTCGGCCCTGCTATCTACTTCGGTGCTGAACGTGCTGCGGGCGCAGTCGCTGCCGGATGTCAGCTTCTATCGGCCTGAGAAGGTGCTGCGGGCGCTCAACGAAACCTTTCCCATGAGCGACCAAAATCAAAAGTATTTCACCATCTGGTACGGCGTCCTAAATTGCGCCAACCGCCAACTGCTCTATGCCAGCGCAGGCCATCCCCCGGCTGTTCTCATTTCCGTGGGTGAAGATCAAACCGTCAGCACCCTCCGGCTCCGCACCCCAGGGATGCCCATCGGCATGATGCCCGATGCCAAATACCAGTGGCAGCGCTGCCAAGTTCCTCCCAACAGCAGCCTCTACCTCTTCAGCGATGGGCTGTATGAGGTGCTGCAAAACAACGACCAATACCTCGGCCTAGACGCCTTTATTGACCTTCTCACCGTGGCCCGTCGGGAGAAAAGTGTGGACTATATTTTGCAGTCGGTGATTCACCGCCAAGCCACCGCTACCGCCGCCGATGATATGTCCCTGATGATGATCAACATCGACTAG
- a CDS encoding DoxX family protein, whose amino-acid sequence MTLTAPQRLLSLGGLALKPNSSSNVPFQVSWTILRIVAGIVMIHNGLDKLANIESFAEAYVAYLGLPFPITLSYLAAFTELIGAPLVALGLFTRPAALGLFFTMVVAMYHHIKVAGFSIPYLELSALYAATFLFFLVNGAGAFSVDALLARAVAGVQSHQATDQRESLETAFQRSGAETPSR is encoded by the coding sequence ATGACCCTCACTGCCCCGCAACGCCTTCTATCTCTGGGTGGGCTGGCTCTCAAGCCCAACTCCTCTAGCAATGTTCCCTTTCAGGTTTCTTGGACAATTCTGAGAATTGTGGCCGGAATTGTCATGATTCATAACGGTTTGGATAAGCTGGCTAATATCGAAAGCTTTGCCGAAGCCTACGTGGCCTACCTGGGTCTGCCCTTCCCCATTACCCTCAGCTATCTGGCGGCCTTCACTGAGCTTATTGGGGCTCCGCTGGTGGCGCTGGGGCTGTTTACCCGTCCAGCGGCGCTGGGGCTATTTTTTACCATGGTGGTTGCCATGTATCACCACATCAAGGTGGCCGGGTTTAGTATTCCCTACCTAGAGCTCTCGGCCCTGTATGCGGCTACGTTTCTGTTCTTCTTGGTGAATGGAGCGGGTGCGTTTTCGGTGGATGCCCTCCTTGCCCGTGCCGTTGCTGGAGTGCAGAGCCACCAGGCCACGGATCAGCGCGAATCCTTGGAAACCGCCTTTCAGCGGTCTGGAGCCGAAACCCCAAGCCGCTAG
- a CDS encoding Holliday junction resolvase RuvX yields the protein MPSSLSQPVILGLDPGRQKCGLAIMGVDRILRYQEVVAVDSVIATIEQLRQQFPISTIVLGDQTGSKQWKDNLSQLNDPPRIMVVDERYTSLEARDRYWQMYPPSGLGKLLPQSLRTIPRPIDDIVAILLIERYLNRLTEPLD from the coding sequence ATGCCTAGCTCGTTGTCCCAGCCCGTGATCCTAGGCCTCGATCCGGGCCGACAAAAGTGCGGCCTCGCCATCATGGGGGTGGATCGCATCCTGCGCTACCAAGAAGTGGTGGCGGTAGACTCGGTGATCGCCACCATCGAACAACTGCGGCAACAGTTCCCGATTTCCACCATCGTCCTCGGCGATCAAACGGGCTCCAAACAGTGGAAAGACAACCTCTCCCAACTCAACGACCCGCCGCGAATTATGGTGGTAGACGAGCGCTACACCTCCCTCGAAGCCCGCGACCGCTACTGGCAAATGTATCCTCCCTCTGGCCTAGGGAAACTCTTGCCCCAGTCCCTCCGCACCATCCCCCGCCCCATCGACGACATCGTGGCAATCTTGCTGATCGAACGCTACCTCAATCGCCTCACCGAGCCCTTAGATTAG
- a CDS encoding transposase, whose amino-acid sequence MTGVQILFLLPYSPDLNPIEKTFGTMKRKRSEQPDLSLDKLVKPFC is encoded by the coding sequence GTGACAGGAGTGCAGATCCTCTTTCTGCTTCCTTATTCTCCTGACCTCAACCCGATTGAGAAGACCTTTGGAACGATGAAGCGAAAGCGGTCAGAACAGCCTGACCTGTCCCTGGATAAACTCGTCAAACCATTCTGTTAA
- a CDS encoding late competence development ComFB family protein: MKISQDSPRRAYINVMELLVAEEVEQQLKMLPPRVMKYLKVVEVETYALNRLPALYASSEKGWKHQYDKAKRELHNQIKNAVRQAIAAVQVDPLRSSEPLKLDHKDEANGVLESLRDLLKQPDLGWDGVVNRLKEAMTNNQPDTASPPVDDFDGSHRTRYRALRGEPGYASPAATAGSAPSAFPGRSTDKPQWRPGTYGSTISWQRRRNQESSSDQTQGNSGGGLDFDWNDSRYNK, translated from the coding sequence ATGAAAATCTCACAAGATAGCCCTCGCCGCGCCTACATTAACGTGATGGAACTGCTGGTTGCTGAGGAGGTAGAGCAACAGCTCAAAATGTTGCCCCCTCGGGTGATGAAATATCTCAAGGTAGTTGAGGTCGAAACCTATGCCCTCAATCGACTACCGGCCCTCTATGCCTCCAGCGAGAAGGGATGGAAGCACCAGTACGACAAGGCCAAGCGAGAACTCCACAACCAAATTAAAAACGCGGTGCGGCAGGCCATTGCAGCGGTCCAGGTAGACCCACTGCGTTCCTCCGAGCCGCTCAAGCTTGATCACAAAGACGAAGCCAATGGTGTCCTAGAATCCCTGCGCGATCTGCTCAAACAGCCGGACTTGGGCTGGGATGGTGTTGTGAATCGGCTCAAGGAGGCCATGACCAACAATCAGCCCGACACGGCCTCCCCGCCCGTTGACGACTTTGACGGCTCGCACCGTACCCGCTATCGTGCGCTGCGAGGAGAACCGGGCTATGCGTCGCCCGCTGCTACCGCCGGATCGGCCCCCTCAGCTTTCCCTGGCCGATCCACCGACAAACCGCAGTGGCGTCCCGGCACCTATGGCTCGACGATCTCCTGGCAACGGCGGCGCAATCAGGAGTCCTCTTCGGATCAAACCCAGGGCAACAGCGGCGGCGGGCTCGATTTTGACTGGAACGACTCCCGCTACAACAAGTAG
- a CDS encoding DUF1887 family protein, whose protein sequence is MQKWIADGLIVGLTTIVVGGGTAIILPKNARATLMGSGLGAITSSMVLAKRRNQLLIELESQIQDVRSLQHLNQAEALAPQVSTPDYLEGLDSRDQVDWDGALPRQDQRKDGADSSSEDESVIASTNIRRQSDDLVIDWLLAREIKVENHRLLDQNVDEIFNRHAVFLGNHLKDENQQPLLSPLLKRIKWSISKNRGVQYHLKNSSQLQIKTSTQFCCNLRDDTLLSSYYYSKNDKIIHAAIQDRGDVRRFFNGEWFERFIYYRMTELLSRLDLAHACLINPVIQFPNGDRFELDLLFLVGGEPLLVECKTGGDFNAHLRKFSDHLKRLSIPPERGFLVILDLEDAQIERLSQFWKFRVVNQDRFVPLLEELIR, encoded by the coding sequence ATGCAGAAATGGATAGCAGATGGATTAATCGTTGGACTAACTACGATAGTAGTAGGTGGGGGGACAGCGATAATTTTGCCTAAAAACGCTAGGGCAACCCTGATGGGCAGCGGCCTAGGAGCAATCACCAGCTCGATGGTTTTAGCTAAGCGCCGCAACCAGTTGTTAATTGAGTTAGAAAGTCAGATTCAAGATGTACGATCTTTGCAGCATTTGAATCAAGCTGAAGCCTTAGCCCCTCAAGTATCTACGCCTGATTACTTAGAGGGTTTAGATTCCCGGGATCAAGTTGACTGGGATGGGGCATTGCCTCGCCAAGATCAGCGTAAAGATGGCGCTGACTCCTCTTCTGAGGATGAATCAGTGATTGCCTCGACAAACATCCGTCGCCAGAGCGATGACTTAGTTATTGACTGGCTTCTTGCTAGGGAAATCAAGGTAGAAAATCATCGCTTATTAGATCAGAATGTTGATGAAATATTTAACCGACATGCTGTTTTTCTTGGCAATCATCTCAAGGATGAAAATCAGCAGCCGCTATTGTCTCCACTGCTGAAGCGAATAAAATGGTCAATTTCAAAAAATAGAGGAGTTCAATATCACTTAAAAAACTCAAGTCAACTGCAAATCAAAACATCAACCCAATTTTGCTGTAATCTGCGGGATGATACCTTGTTGTCTTCTTACTATTATTCAAAAAACGACAAAATTATTCATGCAGCCATCCAAGATAGAGGAGATGTGAGGAGATTTTTTAATGGTGAATGGTTTGAAAGGTTTATATATTACAGAATGACTGAATTGCTCAGCCGTCTTGATTTAGCCCATGCTTGCCTAATCAATCCAGTGATTCAATTTCCCAATGGTGATAGGTTCGAGCTGGATTTGTTATTCTTAGTGGGCGGAGAACCACTGTTGGTTGAGTGTAAGACAGGAGGAGACTTTAATGCCCACCTGAGAAAGTTTTCTGACCATCTGAAGCGTCTCTCTATTCCTCCAGAAAGGGGGTTTCTCGTGATTCTCGACCTTGAGGATGCCCAGATCGAGAGACTAAGCCAGTTCTGGAAGTTTAGAGTGGTTAACCAAGATAGATTTGTGCCGCTGCTTGAGGAACTGATCCGCTGA